A region from the Arthrobacter roseus genome encodes:
- a CDS encoding glycerate kinase, with protein MRIVIAPDKFKGSLSAPEVARAVAAGLLAARPDTIVVQVPVADGGEGTLDAAVGAGFTLTTASVTGPTGERLDADYAVQGTRAVIEMATASGLAVLPGGGLQARTATSRGTGDLIRDAMDRGCTDIVLGVGGSASTDGGAGLLAALGAKLLDAEGGELSDGGAALIRLARVDLSALDPRLASVSFTLASDVDNPLRGANGAAAIFGPQKGATPTDVTELDDALGQFVTCLAAELGESAQPAALLPGAGAAGGVGYAALTVLKARRRAGIDVVLDLTRLAGKLQGADLVITGEGSLDEQSLGGKTPLGVAQAAAAAGVPVMAVCGRTPLTPQQLHRAGFIRTIALTDLEPNVDKCMANAAELLTEAGRMIAADVDESSNGTAVTGKQEHKA; from the coding sequence ATGCGGATAGTCATAGCGCCGGACAAGTTCAAGGGCTCGCTCTCGGCTCCAGAGGTGGCGCGGGCGGTAGCTGCCGGATTGTTGGCGGCCCGTCCGGACACCATTGTGGTTCAGGTGCCGGTGGCCGACGGCGGCGAGGGAACTCTCGACGCCGCCGTCGGTGCCGGTTTCACCCTCACCACGGCGTCGGTTACCGGCCCAACGGGTGAACGGCTCGACGCTGATTATGCCGTTCAGGGCACGCGCGCCGTCATTGAGATGGCGACGGCGTCCGGGTTGGCGGTGCTCCCCGGTGGCGGGCTGCAAGCGCGGACCGCCACCAGCCGTGGCACCGGTGACCTCATCCGTGACGCGATGGACCGTGGCTGCACCGATATTGTGCTCGGCGTAGGCGGAAGTGCCAGTACCGACGGCGGGGCGGGCCTTCTGGCCGCGCTCGGCGCCAAGTTGCTGGACGCTGAGGGTGGTGAACTCTCCGACGGCGGTGCTGCCCTGATTCGGTTAGCCCGCGTAGACCTATCTGCCCTGGATCCGAGACTGGCCTCCGTGTCCTTCACCCTGGCATCCGACGTCGATAATCCGCTTCGCGGTGCCAACGGGGCGGCCGCAATTTTCGGGCCCCAGAAAGGGGCCACACCCACGGACGTTACCGAGCTCGACGACGCCCTCGGGCAGTTTGTCACGTGCCTGGCCGCGGAACTGGGGGAGTCCGCACAACCCGCGGCGCTACTGCCCGGAGCCGGTGCAGCGGGTGGGGTTGGCTACGCTGCCCTCACCGTCCTGAAGGCACGACGACGGGCGGGGATCGACGTCGTGCTGGACCTGACTCGTCTGGCAGGGAAACTGCAGGGAGCGGACCTGGTCATCACCGGAGAAGGCAGCCTCGACGAGCAGAGCCTGGGTGGCAAGACGCCACTCGGGGTTGCGCAGGCGGCTGCGGCTGCGGGCGTTCCCGTCATGGCTGTGTGCGGGCGCACGCCGCTGACCCCGCAACAGCTTCACCGCGCGGGCTTTATACGTACGATTGCGCTGACAGACCTTGAACCCAACGTTGACAAATGCATGGCCAACGCCGCTGAACTTCTCACCGAAGCAGGCAGAATGATCGCCGCCGATGTGGATGAAAGTTCAAACGGCACAGCAGTAACAGGAAAGCAGGAACACAAAGCATGA